Proteins co-encoded in one Neoarius graeffei isolate fNeoGra1 chromosome 11, fNeoGra1.pri, whole genome shotgun sequence genomic window:
- the zgc:194887 gene encoding fibrinogen-like protein 1-like protein: protein MTHFKGNMIAFLSIAISAGVLTAQQQAKNIHLLSPEEHKFIQNVGHKELPRDCHELWESSGHQARDGVYIIKPRDSPIVAFCAMQIGGWTVIQHITVNSSVDFDLSWEEYKLGFGTLTGNHWLGNEYIHQLTSGPIRYKLGIKLVDKDAVTKTGEYDPALVEGEDSQYRLRLGLYHGTAMDALTLDPENYLHDNQKFTTKDRDNDNYFQNCAKLEFQGVAGGGWWYDACAGANLNRRNVIYWQKDCNKEHLCKYAWMMVKPSDMVKIMRSADCNKDEL from the exons ATGACACATTTCAAGGGTAACATGATCGCTTTCCTGAGCATTGCCATTTCAGCTGGAGTACTAACTGCACAACAGCAAGCTAAAAACATCCATCTTCTTTCTCCAGAAGAGCACAAATTCATTCAAAATGTCGGACATAAAG AGTTACCCAGGGATTGTCATGAGCTGTGGGAAAGTTCTGGACATCAGGCACGGGATGGAGTCTATATCATCAAGCCCAGAGACTCACCCATTGTAGCCTTCTGTGCAATGCAGATCGGTGGCTGGACTGTTATCCAGCACATCACAGTCAACAGCAGTGTGGACTTTGACCTCTCCTGGGAGGAGTACAAGTTGGGCTTTGGAACTTTGACTGGCAACCATTGGCTGGGCAATGAGTACATCCACCAACTCACCAGTGGACCCATCCGCTACAAGCTGGGCATCAAGCTGGTGGACAAAGATGCCGTAACCAAAACAGGTGAATATGATCCAGCACTGGTGGAAGGAGAAGATTCACAGTACAGGCTGCGTCTGGGCTTGTACCATGGCACTGCTATGGATGCTCTCACTCTGGACCCAGAGAACTACCTCCATGACAACCAGAAGTTTACCACCAAGGACCGTGACAATGATAACTATTTCCAGAATTGTGCCAAGCTAGAGTTCCAGGGAGTTGCAGGTGGGGGGTGGTGGTATGATGCTTGTGCTGGTGCCAACCTCAACCGCAGGAACGTCATCTATTGGCAAAAGGACTGCAACAAGGAGCACCTGTGCAAATACGCCTGGATGATGGTAAAGCCTTCAGATATGGTCAAGATCATGCGTTCTGCAGATTGCAATAAGGATGAGCTCTAA
- the LOC132893847 gene encoding muscarinic acetylcholine receptor M5-like yields the protein MDRSQMDNSTISYNTSDGHLVTHSLWEIVAIATVSGIVSLITITGNVLVMLSFKVNGQLKTVNNYYLLSLAFADLIIGMFSMNLYTSYILMGYWSLGSLACDIWLAMDYVVSNASVMNLLVISFDRYFSVTRPLTYRAKRTPKRAGIMIGLAWLVSFILWAPPILCWQYFVGKRTVPERQCQIQFFSEPVITFSTATAAFYIPVSVMTILYCRIYKETEKRTKGLAELQEVNRSTDSDIKNQSQLPITRSCFSTTCRRQKQVSWASSSHNNTSKSATTFNDKWSKADHLTTFTSYASSEEEQCAPGVLVVYRNHACRENNIVLSSNANNGEKENFFLSSGKNNSQTCKKSESMSMQSTASSSKPNNPMMKSQISKRKRMVLIKERKAAQTLSAILLAFILTWTPYNIMVLISTFCSDCIPLPLWHLGYWLCYVNSTVNPMCYALCNKTFQKTFRMLLLCQWKMRLEDKLY from the exons ATGGACAGAAGTCAAATGGACAACTCCACTATCAGCTACAACACTTCAGATGGCCATCTGGTCACACATAGCCTGTGGGAGATCGTCGCTATTGCGACGGTCTCAGGTATAGTAAGCCTGATCACGATAACTGGAAATGTTCTAGTGATGTTGTCCTTCAAGGTAAATGGTCAACTGAAAACTGTTAATAACTACTATTTACTAAGCCTGGCTTTTGCTGACCTTATCATCGGTATGTTTTCCATGAATTTATACACTTCCTATATACTTATGGGCTACTGGTCACTGGGTAGCCTTGCATGTGACATCTGGTTGGCTATGGACTATGTGGTCAGCAATGCCTCAGTTATGAACTTGCTCGTAATTAGCTTTGATCGTTACTTCTCCGTTACAAGACCTCTGACCTATAGAGCTAAGCGAACACCAAAGCGTGCTGGGATCATGATTGGACTGGCTTGGCTTGTGTCCTTCATTCTGTGGGCACCTCCAATTTTGTGCTGGCAGTATTTTGTAGGCAAAAGAACAGTACCTGAGAGACAATGCCAAATCCAGTTCTTCTCAGAACCAGTGATAACTTTTAGCACAGCAACTGCAGCATTTTATATCCCAGTTTCTGTCATGACCATCTTGTACTGTAGGATTTATAAAGAGACAGAAAAGCGTACTAAAGGCCTGGCAGAACTCCAGGAAGTCAACCGTTCTACAGATTCTGACATTAAAAATCAGTCTCAGCTGCCCATAACTAGGTCCTGCTTCAGTACCACCTGCAGAAGGCAGAAGCAGGTATCCTGGGCATCCTCCAGCCATAACAACACTTCTAAATCTGCCACCACCTTCAATGACAAGTGGTCTAAAGCTGACCACCTTACCACATTCACCAGCTATGCATCATCTGAAGAAGAACAATGTGCTCCTGGAGTCCTGGTGGTCTACAGGAACCATGCTTGCAGGGAGAACAATATAGTCCTGTCCAGTAATGCCAATAATGGTGAGAAAGAGAATTTCTTCCTATCGTCAGGCAAAAACAACTCCCAAACGTGCAAGAAGT CCGAGTCCATGAGCATGCAATCCACAGCCTCGTCCTCTAAACCTAACAACCCAATGATGAAGAGCCAGATAAGCAAGCGCAAGAGGATGGTCCTGatcaaagaaagaaaggcagcACAGACTCTTAGTGCTATTCTCCTGGCCTTCATCCTCACATGGACACCTTACAACATCATGGTGCTTATCTCCACCTTCTGTTCAGATTGTATACCATTGCCTCTATGGCACCTGGGCTATTGGTTATGCTACGTCAATAGCACTGTCAACCCAATGTGCTATGCTCTCTGCAACAAAACCTTTCAAAAAACCTTCCGGATGCTTCTCCTATGCCAGTGGAAGATGAGGCTGGAGGATAAACTTTATTAA